One Trichosurus vulpecula isolate mTriVul1 chromosome 7, mTriVul1.pri, whole genome shotgun sequence genomic region harbors:
- the LOC118857855 gene encoding transmembrane protein 121-like: protein MVSSCPTWLVVALISGSMLLADGYLMGQSPGGWWLGLGLLLSAGNICLLLVLRPVVAGAGAEAHTTRRGCTMLLWFLYIFVLEMKVYFIYRSCRAEGHCPGPPARQAFTLVLALSVPGLFALLGSPKAPEILSTFRWREELRSHLLWVVVDLLDVLDVQAGLWEPPQRALPFWAEGVTFFYCYALLLLLPCAALGELSLQGPQPLPHRMVLYPLLSLLTVNLATSLIRATHLLLFRDTYVSSIFLGKNLLALALKLCMFLQYRKQWLSGPPSPQIPPDPGLTGSTQAVRPT from the coding sequence ATGGTATCCTCATGCCCCACATGGCTGGTAGTGGCCCTGATTTCAGGGAGCATGCTGCTGGCTGATGGCTATCTCATGGGGCAGAGCCCAGGAGGCTGGTGGCTGGGCCTGGGGCTGCTGCTTTCTGCAGGCAACATCTGCCTGCTCTTGGTACTTCGCCCTGTGGTGGCTGGTGCTGGTGCGGAAGCCCATACCACCCGGCGGGGCTGCACCATGTTACTCTGGTTTCTCTACATCTTTGTGTTGGAGATGAAGGTCTACTTCATTTACCGGAGCTGCAGGGCTGAGGGTCACTGCCCTGGCCCGCCCGCCCGCCAGGCCTTCACCCTGGTGCTAGCACTCAGTGTGCCTGGACTCTTTGCCCTGCTGGGGTCTCCAAAGGCCCCTGAGATTCTGTCAACCTTCCGATGGCGTGAAGAACTCCGGAGCCACCTGCTATGGGTGGTCGTGGACTTGCTGGATGTTTTAGATGTACAGGCAGGGCtgtgggagccacctcagaggGCACTGCCCTTTTGGGCAGAGGGCGTCACATTCTTCTACTGCTAtgcactgctgctgttgctaccaTGTGCAGCCCTGGGCGAGCTCAGCCTTCAAGGTCCCCAGCCCCTGCCACATCGCATGGTCCTCTACCCTCTCCTCAGCCTGCTCACAGTTAACCTGGCCACAAGCCTCATCCGAGCCACTCATCTGCTCCTCTTCCGTGACACCTACGTCTCCAGCATCTTTCTAGGAAAGAATCTGCTGGCCTTGGCCCTCAAGCTCTGCATGTTTCTACAGTACCGAAAACAATGGCTGTCTGGGCCACCATCACCCCAGATACCCCCTGACCCTGGCCTTACAGGCTCGACTCAGGCGGTGAGGCCAACATGA
- the KLHDC3 gene encoding kelch domain-containing protein 3 isoform X4 yields the protein MLRWTVHLEGGPRRVNHAAVSVGHRVYSFGGYCSGEDYETLRQIDVHVFNAVSLRWTKLPPMRSSGQAGEVPYMRYGHSAVLIDDTVYLWGGRNDTEGACNVLYGFDINTHKWFTPRVSGTVPGARDGHSACVLGKNMYVFGGYEQLADCFSNDIHKLDTSSMTWTLISAKGTPARWRDFHSATMLGSRMYVFGGRADRFGPFHSNNEIYCNRIRIFDTRAEAWLECPPTPLLPEGRRSHSAFGYNGELYIFGGYNARLNRHFHDLWKFNPVSFSWKKIEPKGKGPCPRRRQCCCIVGDKIVLFGGTSPSPEEGLGDEFDLMDHSDLHILDFNLAAMSFEELLELQSRVGTKMYRQLVTGTRPEDQPRRAAPTRDRGAAEKHRPLEMSSKTRVPFLRQVVPVRKKVARDPRFDDLSGKYNPEVFEKTYRFLNEYRAKEKELVAKHLKKSKPGEEQEKLKQLLHRMDQQEAAQQEQKRQQEQRLALKQEQRAQAQQGHRPYFLKKSEQRQLALAEKYKKLKRSQKLESFLSRKRRRNAGKDRRRLPLGKD from the exons ATGTTACGGTGGACAGTGCACCTGGAGGGCGGGCCCCGCAGGGTGAATCACGCAGCGGTGTCTGTGGGGCACCGAGTGTATTCATTTGGAGGATACTGCTCTGGAGAAGACTATGAGACGTTACGCCAGATTGACGTGCATGTCTTCAATGCAG TGTCTCTTCGTTGGACGAAGCTGCCCCCAATGCGGTCCAGTGGACAGGCTGGGGAAGTGCCCTACATGCGTTATGGACATTCAGCTGTCCTCATTGACGACACTGTCTACCTGTGGGGTGGACGCAATGACACAGAAGGAGCTTGCAATGTGCTCTATGGCTTTGATATCA ACACTCACAAGTGGTTCACACCCAGGGTATCTGGAACAGTGCCTGGGGCCCGAGATGGACATTCAGCCTGTGTCCTGGGCAAGAACATGTATGTCTTTGGGGGCTATGAGCAACTG GCGGACTGCTTTTCCAATGATATCCACAAGCTGGATACCAGCAGCATGACGTGGACCCTCATTTCTGCAAAG gGCACTCCTGCACGATGGCGGGACTTTCACTCAGCCACAATGTTGGGCAGCCGCATGTATGTTTTTGGGGGTCGAGCTGACCGATTTGGACCCTTTCACTCCAACAATGAGATCTATTGTAACCGAATACGTATCTTTGACACAAGGGCTGAGGCCTGGTTGGAATGTCCACCTACCCCACTATTGCCTGAGGGCCGAAGAAGCCACTCTGCCT TTGGGTACAATGGGGAGCTGTACATATTTGGTGGCTACAACGCGAGGCTGAATCGGCATTTTCATGACCTCTGGAAGTTCAACCCAG TGTCCTTCTCTTGGAAGAAGATTGAGCCTAAGGGAAAGGGGCCATGCCCCCGCCGGCGCCAGTGCTGTTGCATCGTGGGAGACAAGATTGTCCTCTTTGGGGGCACTAG tCCTTCTCCTGAGGAAGGCCTAGGAGATGAgtttgacctcatggaccactCCGACCTACATATTCTAGACTTTA ATCTGGCCGCCATGTCCTTTGAGGAGCTGTTGGAGCTTCAGAGCCGGGTGGGGACCAAAATGTACCGACAGCTGGTGACGGGGACTCGACCTGAGGATCAGCCGCGGAGGGCAGCCCCCACCCGTGATCGGGGCGCCGCAGAGAAGCACAG GCCCCTGGAAATGTCTTCGAAGACCCGAGTGCCGTTTTTGCGACAAGTTGTCCCTGTCAGAAAGAAG GTGGCTCGGGATCCTCGGTTTGATGATCTGTCAGGGAAGTACAATCCTGAAGTGTTTGAGAAGACATACAGATTTCTGAATGAATATCGTGCAAAGGAGAAGGAG CTGGTGGCAAAGCATCTGAAGAAGAGCAAGCCAGGAGAAGAacaggagaaactgaagcaacTACTCCATCGAATG GATCAACAGGAGGCTGCTCAGCAGGAGCAGAAGCGGCAGCAAGAGCAGCGGCTGGCCCTGAAACAGGAACAGAGAGCCCAGGCCCAGCAGGGCCATCGGCCCTACTTCTTGAAGAAAT CTGAACAAAGGCAGTTGGCGCTGGCTGAGAAATACAAGAAGCTAAAGCGAAGCCAGAAGTTGGAGAGTTTCTTGAGCAGAAAGAGGCGCCGAAATGCTGGAAAAGACCGAAGACGGCTGCCCCTGGGCAAGGATTAA
- the KLHDC3 gene encoding kelch domain-containing protein 3 isoform X2, which translates to MSKAGKSRGSEARVSRAGRPRPLKHDDDKTKADLAAMSFEELLELQSRVGTKMYRQLVTGTRPEDQPRRAAPTRDRGAAEKHRPLEMSSKTRVPFLRQVVPVRKKVARDPRFDDLSGKYNPEVFEKTYRFLNEYRAKEKELVAKHLKKSKPGEEQEKLKQLLHRMDQQEAAQQEQKRQQEQRLALKQEQRAQAQQGHRPYFLKKSEQRQLALAEKYKKLKRSQKLESFLSRKRRRNAGKDRRRLPLGKD; encoded by the exons ATGTCGAAGGCGGGGAAGTCGCGCGGTTCGGAGGCACGGGTCTCCCGCGCTGGCCGGCCTCGGCCTCTGAAGCACGATGACGACAAGACCAAGGCCG ATCTGGCCGCCATGTCCTTTGAGGAGCTGTTGGAGCTTCAGAGCCGGGTGGGGACCAAAATGTACCGACAGCTGGTGACGGGGACTCGACCTGAGGATCAGCCGCGGAGGGCAGCCCCCACCCGTGATCGGGGCGCCGCAGAGAAGCACAG GCCCCTGGAAATGTCTTCGAAGACCCGAGTGCCGTTTTTGCGACAAGTTGTCCCTGTCAGAAAGAAG GTGGCTCGGGATCCTCGGTTTGATGATCTGTCAGGGAAGTACAATCCTGAAGTGTTTGAGAAGACATACAGATTTCTGAATGAATATCGTGCAAAGGAGAAGGAG CTGGTGGCAAAGCATCTGAAGAAGAGCAAGCCAGGAGAAGAacaggagaaactgaagcaacTACTCCATCGAATG GATCAACAGGAGGCTGCTCAGCAGGAGCAGAAGCGGCAGCAAGAGCAGCGGCTGGCCCTGAAACAGGAACAGAGAGCCCAGGCCCAGCAGGGCCATCGGCCCTACTTCTTGAAGAAAT CTGAACAAAGGCAGTTGGCGCTGGCTGAGAAATACAAGAAGCTAAAGCGAAGCCAGAAGTTGGAGAGTTTCTTGAGCAGAAAGAGGCGCCGAAATGCTGGAAAAGACCGAAGACGGCTGCCCCTGGGCAAGGATTAA
- the KLHDC3 gene encoding kelch domain-containing protein 3 isoform X3 — protein MSFEELLELQSRVGTKMYRQLVTGTRPEDQPRRAAPTRDRGAAEKHRPLEMSSKTRVPFLRQVVPVRKKVARDPRFDDLSGKYNPEVFEKTYRFLNEYRAKEKELVAKHLKKSKPGEEQEKLKQLLHRMDQQEAAQQEQKRQQEQRLALKQEQRAQAQQGHRPYFLKKSEQRQLALAEKYKKLKRSQKLESFLSRKRRRNAGKDRRRLPLGKD, from the exons ATGTCCTTTGAGGAGCTGTTGGAGCTTCAGAGCCGGGTGGGGACCAAAATGTACCGACAGCTGGTGACGGGGACTCGACCTGAGGATCAGCCGCGGAGGGCAGCCCCCACCCGTGATCGGGGCGCCGCAGAGAAGCACAG GCCCCTGGAAATGTCTTCGAAGACCCGAGTGCCGTTTTTGCGACAAGTTGTCCCTGTCAGAAAGAAG GTGGCTCGGGATCCTCGGTTTGATGATCTGTCAGGGAAGTACAATCCTGAAGTGTTTGAGAAGACATACAGATTTCTGAATGAATATCGTGCAAAGGAGAAGGAG CTGGTGGCAAAGCATCTGAAGAAGAGCAAGCCAGGAGAAGAacaggagaaactgaagcaacTACTCCATCGAATG GATCAACAGGAGGCTGCTCAGCAGGAGCAGAAGCGGCAGCAAGAGCAGCGGCTGGCCCTGAAACAGGAACAGAGAGCCCAGGCCCAGCAGGGCCATCGGCCCTACTTCTTGAAGAAAT CTGAACAAAGGCAGTTGGCGCTGGCTGAGAAATACAAGAAGCTAAAGCGAAGCCAGAAGTTGGAGAGTTTCTTGAGCAGAAAGAGGCGCCGAAATGCTGGAAAAGACCGAAGACGGCTGCCCCTGGGCAAGGATTAA
- the KLHDC3 gene encoding kelch domain-containing protein 3 isoform X1, producing the protein MLRWTVHLEGGPRRVNHAAVSVGHRVYSFGGYCSGEDYETLRQIDVHVFNAVSLRWTKLPPMRSSGQAGEVPYMRYGHSAVLIDDTVYLWGGRNDTEGACNVLYGFDINTHKWFTPRVSGTVPGARDGHSACVLGKNMYVFGGYEQLADCFSNDIHKLDTSSMTWTLISAKGTPARWRDFHSATMLGSRMYVFGGRADRFGPFHSNNEIYCNRIRIFDTRAEAWLECPPTPLLPEGRRSHSAFGYNGELYIFGGYNARLNRHFHDLWKFNPVSFSWKKIEPKGKGPCPRRRQCCCIVGDKIVLFGGTSPSPEEGLGDEFDLMDHSDLHILDFSPSLKTLCKLAVIQYNLDQTCLPHDIRWELTAMTTNSTISRPIASSHG; encoded by the exons ATGTTACGGTGGACAGTGCACCTGGAGGGCGGGCCCCGCAGGGTGAATCACGCAGCGGTGTCTGTGGGGCACCGAGTGTATTCATTTGGAGGATACTGCTCTGGAGAAGACTATGAGACGTTACGCCAGATTGACGTGCATGTCTTCAATGCAG TGTCTCTTCGTTGGACGAAGCTGCCCCCAATGCGGTCCAGTGGACAGGCTGGGGAAGTGCCCTACATGCGTTATGGACATTCAGCTGTCCTCATTGACGACACTGTCTACCTGTGGGGTGGACGCAATGACACAGAAGGAGCTTGCAATGTGCTCTATGGCTTTGATATCA ACACTCACAAGTGGTTCACACCCAGGGTATCTGGAACAGTGCCTGGGGCCCGAGATGGACATTCAGCCTGTGTCCTGGGCAAGAACATGTATGTCTTTGGGGGCTATGAGCAACTG GCGGACTGCTTTTCCAATGATATCCACAAGCTGGATACCAGCAGCATGACGTGGACCCTCATTTCTGCAAAG gGCACTCCTGCACGATGGCGGGACTTTCACTCAGCCACAATGTTGGGCAGCCGCATGTATGTTTTTGGGGGTCGAGCTGACCGATTTGGACCCTTTCACTCCAACAATGAGATCTATTGTAACCGAATACGTATCTTTGACACAAGGGCTGAGGCCTGGTTGGAATGTCCACCTACCCCACTATTGCCTGAGGGCCGAAGAAGCCACTCTGCCT TTGGGTACAATGGGGAGCTGTACATATTTGGTGGCTACAACGCGAGGCTGAATCGGCATTTTCATGACCTCTGGAAGTTCAACCCAG TGTCCTTCTCTTGGAAGAAGATTGAGCCTAAGGGAAAGGGGCCATGCCCCCGCCGGCGCCAGTGCTGTTGCATCGTGGGAGACAAGATTGTCCTCTTTGGGGGCACTAG tCCTTCTCCTGAGGAAGGCCTAGGAGATGAgtttgacctcatggaccactCCGACCTACATATTCTAGACTTTA GTCCCAGCCTGAAGACCTTGTGCAAACTGGCTGTGATTCAGTATAACCTGGACCAGACCTGTCTGCCCCATGACATCAG GTGGGAGCTGACTGCCATGACCACCAACAGCACCATCAGCCGCCCCATCGCATCGTCCCATGGGTAG
- the MEA1 gene encoding male-enhanced antigen 1 — protein sequence MAAVVLGEDKMGPERIFPNQNEDLGQHQGPADGTGDWSSEEPEEEPEDLGSGPTDYSYQPLNQDPEQEEVELAPVEGIGDAVTDIQERIQALGLHLPDPPAESEDEEEEGAVALSSRSSIPMDPEHVELVKRTMAGVSLPAPGVPAWAQEISDAQWEDVVQKTLQARQATSAWK from the exons ATGGCAGCAGTGGTTCTGGGGGAAGATAAGATGGGTCCTGAGCGGATCTTCCCAAACCAGAATGAGGATCTGGGGCAGCACCAGGGCCCCGCAGACGGCACAGGTGACTGGAGCAGTGAAGAACCTGAGGAAGAGCCTGAGGACTTGGGGTCAGGCCCAACAGACTATTCTTACCAGCCTCTGAACCAGGACCCTGAGCAAGAAGAAGTAGAGCTGGCACCCGTGGAAGGTATTGGAGATGCTGTCACAGACATTCAGGAACGTATCCAG GCCCTGGGGTTGCACCTGCCTGACCCTCCTGCAGAgagtgaagatgaggaagaggagggagctgTAGCACTGAGCAGCAGAAGTTCTATACCCATGGACCCAG AACACGTGGAACTGGTGAAACGGACAATGGCTGGAGTAAGTCTGCCTGCCCCAGGAGTCCCTGCTTGGGCACAGGAGATTTCAGATGCCCAGTGGGAGGATGTGGTACAGAAGACTCTCCAGGCTCGACAGGCAACCTCTGCATGGAAGTGA